The Trinickia acidisoli genome includes a window with the following:
- a CDS encoding c-type cytochrome, which translates to MSIEERLFSLRNRWFTVSVGLTAGIAIVSILIGFIWLPSVHTDSQFTGIWNAICSAAGVPQQWFVSTPVTSREKTSEVVVTPAMFAHADALAIGRGATLALRCSMCHGPQGISQANSPNLAGQYETVIYKQLKDFQSGARTNAVMSPMVATLSDQDMRDLAAYYAYLPKLPGYHPSSQTVPPIVATGSPMRNIAPCASCHGAADHKTGAPWLEGEPVAYIRAQLQAFAAGDRHNDISEQMRNVARQMTPAEIEAAARYYASQP; encoded by the coding sequence ATGAGCATCGAAGAACGCCTGTTCTCGCTGCGTAACCGCTGGTTTACCGTCAGCGTCGGGTTGACGGCCGGTATCGCCATCGTGTCGATTTTGATCGGCTTCATTTGGCTACCGTCGGTCCATACCGATTCGCAGTTCACGGGGATCTGGAACGCAATCTGCAGCGCGGCCGGCGTACCGCAGCAATGGTTCGTTTCAACGCCCGTCACGTCGCGCGAAAAAACGAGCGAGGTCGTCGTCACGCCGGCGATGTTCGCCCATGCCGATGCGCTCGCGATCGGCCGCGGCGCCACGCTCGCGCTGCGCTGCTCGATGTGTCACGGGCCGCAGGGGATCAGCCAAGCGAACTCGCCGAATCTGGCCGGGCAATACGAAACGGTGATCTACAAGCAGCTCAAGGATTTTCAAAGCGGCGCCCGCACGAATGCCGTGATGAGCCCGATGGTCGCGACGCTGTCCGATCAAGACATGCGCGACCTCGCCGCCTACTACGCCTATCTGCCGAAGCTGCCCGGCTATCACCCGTCGAGCCAGACGGTGCCGCCGATCGTGGCGACGGGCTCGCCGATGCGCAACATCGCGCCGTGCGCGTCGTGTCATGGCGCGGCGGATCACAAGACCGGCGCGCCTTGGCTCGAAGGCGAGCCCGTCGCGTATATCCGCGCGCAGTTGCAGGCATTCGCGGCGGGCGATCGCCACAACGACATCAGCGAGCAGATGCGCAACGTGGCGCGGCAAATGACGCCGGCTGAGATCGAAGCGGCTGCCCGCTACTATGCGAGCCAGCCTTGA